A segment of the Brienomyrus brachyistius isolate T26 chromosome 13, BBRACH_0.4, whole genome shotgun sequence genome:
TCTCGCGAGTGTTCTAATCTAGAGCCTATTGTAAGAAGCTCAGGGCATTCGACAGGTTACGCCCCATCAGGACACCCCCGCAGACAGTGCGAGGCTGCCGCCCACCTGAATGCCGGGTCTTTGAGGCAGCCAGGGGAGAGCTCGTGCAAAGGCCCAGAGACGCACAGAGCTGCGGGCTGGTGAAGCGGTCTGCCTGGTGAGAGAGCCCCCGCATCTGTGCCCATTAGTGGGCTCTTCTCCCCAAAGCTTAACGATTAAAGAAGAAATCTGCCCAGTCGTACAgctgctttgtattttactgcAGCTGTAAGAGGTTCAGCTCCCTCCCCACGCGGCACGTTcagccaccaccccccctccccaagggaCCCCCTCGTAGTGTGACAGGGTAAAACCCGTAGCATAGAACCAGACAATGCAGAAGGATGACAAAAGGAACTGGGGTTGTCCCCCCCCAAGCACCCCTCAGACTTGAACCCATTCCCTCCCCCACATCATTACCAGGGCCAGTGTACCTACTGGAAACCTTTCACTTCGTGTGTGTGACACGCTGGCCTGGGGCCAGGCCTCtcccatgtcccccccccccctccaagggTCTATAAAACAGTATGAGGCTTAATGACTAACGTCCCACGTCTATGGTATTGCAAGACTTGGGCCGGAGGAGATGTTCAGAGCAGATCAAAAAACTATTTTGGCATTAAAATAAAGACTAACTTTCCAGGGAGACAAGGCTCACAGACCCATCTTAAACACAGACCCAGTCACACAAGGGCAGACGTTCCTGTGGCTCTTTGGCTGACAGGCAACTCTAGGATTTTctctggggggggcagtgagacAGCAAAACGAGTCATTCATCCACATAACACACTGACAATAAATTGTCATTACACTAACACAAGCCAAATTTTCAAATATAgctttatttaatttcattaaaCTTGAATATGTTCAAATAGCATTTTCATCTGACCAGTAGGCGGCCTTTGCACCTCTGCACCTCCTGTAAATTTTCCTATGCCTTGGCTGCTAAAATCATCAGCTGCCCCTGGCACCAATTGGGAATAAGACATGCTgttctgtgggggagggggagtctgCGGCCCACATCAGCTTGGCCAGCATGGGCAGGGGCTCTGCGCACGGGCCGACGTAATGCTGGGAGAACAGACCGTCACTGAGTGGCGTCACTGACCAGCTGGGTATCGCGTTTCCCGTCCCATAACCCCCAAGATGACAGCATAAGCTTGCTGCATGCTGCGTCTTCAATTACAAATGATTCACATGTTTTAATACCCGCAGTTGAAAAATAAATTGATAGCAGCTGCAGGAACAAATCAGGTGCCACTGTGTAATCTTAAAACTTTCCATTACTGATATCACTGCAAATAACACCATCAAACAAAGCACTGACCTGCTGTGGGATCTGAAGGCACCGTCTGAACATCTCTAAGGAGCCTTTCTGAGAGACCAAAAGGAAAACAGACAACGGCTTTCATTTtgtgagaaaaataaaataattaagaaTAACAAAGGGGGTCTGATATCAGTTGTCGCTAGGCCTCTCTGGCTGCCTGTCTGGAGACATCGGTCAGCACGGCCCGTGAAGACAGAACTATTTCCAAGATAACAAATAGCCAGGCTGCATCGTGGCTGCAACAGACACAAGGTTACTCAGGAAGGACGCCCCCTAGAGGGGATCGGCTGCCACTGCTACATGTTAAGGCATTTTAACACCGGCATGATAATCATCTTCTTCCAAGACAGAGGGATAAAGTATGTGGCATAACAACCACTCATTAAGAGGCTTTTTGATAAAAAGGACCATGTTTACAGGGATTTATGCAGAGGTAAACGTTAAGGCCCCTTTTACTATGCACAAATCCCTTTCCTTTACAAAGCTGTCACAAGAAATGTGTACAAACGTGGCCTAATTGAGAGCACCGTAATCATATAGGTCTGCACTACTAATGTATGCGCTGTACTGTATAAAGCAGAAACCTTCCCTCTAACTCTCCTTCAGTCCTGCAAACCATTTTAGTCTGGGCTTAATGGAGTGTCTGACCATTGTTTGGGACATTTACTACCTGTTTTTTCTTCTATTTACAAATCTCACGCAATCTGATATTTCTCATGTATAAATAGGCAGTAAAGCTGGTCTTTTTCACGTTCAAAGAAAACCCCTTTACCACCAGCAGTAAAACCGCCCTCGATGTTTGCTTTGAATGTTTTCCTGTGTTAACTGTATGGGCAGAAAGCTCTacacttgtttattttttatgggaAGAATCTTCTACAATGTGCAAGCAGGGAGATCTGTAGACCAGAGCATTCTGCCCAAGGCTTCAGAATTAATGGGCTTTTCCCATCGTGCTTCCTTCTGCCAGATCTCGACACACTCCTACACTCGCCGCCAAATTAAACATACACCTCCTTGTCCGAGCAGGAACGTGGGCAGAAGGGAAACTATCTGTAGATACGCGAGAATAATTGCCCTTAGAAACGAAAGGTTACCAGACGCCTGCGTTGGGCAAACGGAATATGAACTTCATTTGATATTTGAATAGTAGCCAAACAGCTTAGAAATTAAAACCATACATAAGTGTTCAAAACACTGTACGTTTAACTTCAAAAGATTCAAAGGACTTGGGGAACACAAATCCTGTAAACACAGTGTGTAGACCAAAAACCGGGGGGGTGATGTCATGCTAATTTTTCTACGATAGTAAATAGTCAAATTAAAATGAGGGGTTCTTTCctgattattttatatatttatatatataaaattcatGGAAACTTCTTCGTCCACTAGGTAGCAATCAAAAGCATGCACCTAAGTGGCATGTTATTCCAAGACAGGActgtgctgttgtacccttgagtcAGGGAACTGGAACAGATTCTGCATGATATCCAGCTGTGTAAACACTGCAAACTCTGTAAACAAAAATTCCCGTATTTGTGCGGCCAGCATATGACAACACATTTAATCATGGCCATTTAGGTATTTGAACTGCTTTATGAGAGAATTACTGATTTACACTTAAAAGCAAGATTGTCAGTAAAAAAGCACATCATTATGATTACTGACTACTTAACCTTGCTTATTCCAAGTTCAGTATTTTTTTAGTCGAGATAAAGACGGAGATGGACCGTAATGAAGAGTTACATTCGGGTGGGCAGTTGTCTCACAGATCTCCATAAAACCACATGAAAATGGAGGCGCTCGGCAGAAAGAGAATACTGGCTTTtaagaaaatgtttttaatcCCATACGATAACAGCAGGGTTGGGGTTTGAGATGACCATGAGAACAAGCACACTGGCAAAAGGGGTCCACTTCAGAGACATTGAGGAGAGAGATGAGCAATGTTTGCTCTCCAGATGAGCATGATAAGAGGGgagctgagggagggggggcaatTTATGACCAGCATGATTTAGGATGGGGTTGTTAAGGTGGAATGTTGCACGAGTGATTATTTCACCCCACAACTCTCCCAAAGACGCAGTGTGCAGTAAAGACACAGCACGCACCGCGGTCTTCAACGCCTTTCTAAGGAAGTTATTTTCGCTGTTTTATTGCTTTGTTTTCCAGTATTGCTCTGAGTTAATGAAGCTGAGTTCTCGAAGCTGGTTAGTGACTCTACCCATGATTGCAGCTGTCATTTCTAACAAGCACGGTGTCACTTCACACCTCATATGTAATCCCCAACACTTCCCGGAATCCCGTCTGTTTGAACACCTGTTCGTCCGAAGCACAACAAGCCCTGGGTCTTAAGAGAAACTACTGATGACCTGCGACACCACGCTTAGCGTCGTTCTCGGGGTGTCGGAGGGGGAACGGGCCCCTCCAAGCCTTTGATTGGCCCACCTCACACGTGTTTTCCCGAGAGTCCGACAACTGACCAAAGTCAGGCCTTTGGGTTTTGGAGCCTCATCTCTCACTACATTCTAAGGGCTGGCTCATGTGCTTGCAGGTATTCTCGAAATTCGGACCGTCTCGGAGGGCGGGGTGCTGGCCATCAAGGGGGTGAAGAGCCAGTACTACATATCCATGAGCCGCTCCGGAGTGCTGCAGGGCAAGGTAAGCCAGGTTGTCTAACACAAAGCCCTGTGTATGCATCATCAAAGTGCATCAGTGAATGCTAAGTTCGCACTATGTGGCTTTCAAAGCCCTCAGATCACTGTACTGTTTGCTAGTTGTTATCTTGTAATCGGGAGTCTTGTAGTCATCATAGTTACATATGCTACGACTGGTCAACGACAGGAGGTCACACACTACAAGATCTTTCACCAGGAGGAGTCTCAATTAGTCTGTCTGGTCTCCAAACTGCGTTTTGTCATGAAAACACACGCAAGAAGTGACACGGCAAAATGAAAATATGTAGCACCGTGTCAACACACTACAAATtgttaaaacactttaattaaatggtaACATATGATCTACATTTGCAAATGTGCGACATATCAACCCATGTACACGCTTCAGGAAACGCTATTATATATCTTGGGTCTTTAGTGACCTGGCATGTATATGTAATCTATTATATATCAAGCCACAAATAACCATTACCGTAACCGTAATCTTTTATTGAATACCTCTTCCCTGAACACCTTTTTACACCTTTTTAAACACCTTTCCTGTGTTTCCCTTCATCCTGGGTCACAACACCTTTCACACTACAGGATTTGGAGTTGCCGACAGGTCCAGCAGATATTTAGCCTGCTAGATGTCTGACGGGCATCTGCAACTCTGTCCAGTCGCGtctttgaacagttcacataTAGCGATCCAGTGCTGATTTGCTAGTGGGGATCAAACACTGATTTGTCTCCGATCTGGGGACAGAATCGTATGGTGTGAACTTGCCATTAGTGAGACACTGTCCTAAAACCGTCTAATTTCACCCTGCAGAAGATCTACAGCGAAAGCTGCAACTTCAAAGAGATTTTCCTAGAAAACTACTTCAATGCGTACTCTTCAATGAAGTGGACGAGACAGAACGGTAAACAGATGTTCCTGGCACTGTCGCAAAAGGGAAGGCCACTGAAGGGCCGGAAGACACGCAAGGAGAACATCTCGTCTCATTTCATACCTTTGAAGTGCAAAGGGGAACCAATTGTGGAGTGAAGGTGTCATTCAGTCTCACTGCTGCCCCCAGAGGTAAAGAGGGGTACAGTTGTAATGGGTCCATGTTGAATGTCTTCTAAATGTCCAATGTAGTCATGGGACAGCACACAACCACTGTCAAACAGATAATAATGTGTCCATTAATTATTATTGATACAGTAATTAACCCAGTCAAATGActttaaattattttgtttttacatcGTCAGTGTGTTATTTGCATTTTTCTAATAGCTGTTTAATTTTAATGTTAAAGTGTTTGCTGCTAACCCAAGTTAAGTTCATATCCAAAACGTGCTATTCATTCACTACTGTGTTACAAGGtttttagtgattaatttaaaataatttactaGCTAAAAGAGTGATCTGTAATTCTCTGGGCATTTTGCAACTACATTTGAGGGAGTCCTGACTTCCCCAGATCCTGTTACATTAGGAAACCGTCAGGTTGTAAATAAAAGAAACAAACTGTATGACCTGGCACAGTCACACTATGCTGGAGGTCAGATTGGGCTTTCTGCACATTTACACATGTTAGAACCATGTTTTCTCTGAATCTCTGAAATTGTTTTCCAGAATATATGTAATTGTATATATTAATGAACAACCATCGTCAATATTGTATTAATATATGTATGAAAGTGAACCTGAAGATGTTTTCTTCCCTGTACCGTTAAGTTGTGAAGCCTGGACAAACTGTTGTGAGTTTGAGAAGAGACAAGACACTGACCGCTGCTCGTTAATCAGTAAACTTACTGATTAATTATCCAGTAATTATACTCGTACTTATTTTTCGGTATCAAGTCAAAGGAAAAATATTCAACAGCTTGCTGGATCCAATTATGATGGACCCATCACAAAAAAGGCCTGAAACTGAGAGGAAAGACATTGCTAAAACACCCCGGTGTTTCAATAGTAACAGGGATTTAATCTGATGTGACAGAGCAGTTAGAACAGGCATTAAAATGCACACAATCCTGACTCAAAAAGTACTGAGTATCCTCATGTGTCAAAACTACaccggagggaaaaaaaaaacagtaaaccaGAAATCCAGGAGTGTTAAGGGGAACACAAATGCGTTATATGACTTTGGGTTATTGGTACTGTCTTGACCACAGCTGCTTGCAGCGAGTTCTAACAGCCGGATGAAGAAACATTGCACTAAATCTAAAGTCCTTCAAACCCTGAATCTCTACCGTACTCTTTAAACTCGTAACTCAGCCACTACCCTTACAAGCTATCtatgtcatttacatttttacctCCAGAATATACATTTTCCTAATGCTACTTGAAATTGGTGCAACATTCCTCTTTAACCAGATCTTAATGGTCAACATTTCACTGGCAGTAGATGAAAAACTGCATTGAACAACTGTGTATTGATTTAAAAATCCCTACTTCTAACTGGAGCTCTAGACAACTAAGCCATTGAGGTGGTGCCTGCAGGATCAATGTACATGACAGAATTTTCTCAGTTACTCACTGTGATTATAATTATTTGTGATCCATCACTGTTTGATCATATTTATCCAAACTTGTGCTTCTAGAGCCATGTGTTGGCGATGACTTTCATTTTGTCAGAATGTGGTTTTGATCACATGCAAGCTGTTTCATACCATAGTCAAAACAAAAACTGGGGGGCAAGCAATGATGCGCTGTGTTACCATGGTAACAAGGgctcacacagaaacacagcatGACATCTGTCACATAGACCACTGCTAAATGTGGGTACTGGTTTCAAATTACTGCCACGTCATTATTAGCAAACTGAACCCAACCTCAGAAGGGAAGCTGTCTGAAAACGACAATAGTCTCCATTAGCACACAGACAGCTCATTTCAGCATGATTTATCCACAGATGACTGTAGCTACAGAGTACGGATGGTTCACAAGTTTCATGACTCCATATATGACAGCACGGCAGAGTCATTAGAGCTTGAAGATATACAACTTGAACTTTCATATGCTTTCAAAAATGCACACTCATTACAAGTGTTATTCGCCTATATTACAAATAACAGAGAATCCATACGATGGaacaaatta
Coding sequences within it:
- the LOC125706739 gene encoding fibroblast growth factor 7-like → MRGWLSAWKGNLPSVLSGLYVQFVLLLGGVGLASTERTSVELATIMNCSQHERHTGNYDYMEGGDVRVRQLFSRTQWFLTVDDTGRIGGTQDPTNCYSILEIRTVSEGGVLAIKGVKSQYYISMSRSGVLQGKKIYSESCNFKEIFLENYFNAYSSMKWTRQNGKQMFLALSQKGRPLKGRKTRKENISSHFIPLKCKGEPIVE